One stretch of Nocardioides perillae DNA includes these proteins:
- a CDS encoding TIGR03936 family radical SAM-associated protein, with translation MKQQPPQQAPPVQKLRIRYAKRGRLRFTSHRDFSRAFERAVVRARLPMAYSSGFNPHPRISYAGASPTGAASEAEYVEVGLAQVLDPAAVADALAASLPDGLDVLAVVESPGGSLADRLEASHWVVEVGAPAADTAAGVAAFLAADAIEVERMTKKGLRTFDCRAAVVRLEVVAPRHERAGSALEVVVRHSEPAVRPDDVLRGVGRAGGVDLGAAVLVTRLAQGPLVDGEVGDPFAS, from the coding sequence GTGAAGCAGCAACCTCCGCAGCAGGCGCCGCCGGTGCAGAAGCTGCGCATCCGCTACGCCAAGCGCGGGCGGCTGCGCTTCACCAGCCACCGCGACTTCAGCCGGGCCTTCGAGCGGGCCGTGGTGCGCGCGCGGCTGCCGATGGCCTACTCCTCGGGCTTCAACCCCCACCCCCGCATCTCCTACGCCGGCGCCTCGCCCACCGGGGCCGCGAGCGAGGCGGAGTACGTCGAGGTGGGGCTCGCCCAGGTCCTCGACCCCGCAGCGGTCGCGGACGCGCTCGCCGCCTCGCTGCCCGACGGGCTCGACGTGCTCGCGGTCGTGGAGTCGCCGGGCGGTTCCCTGGCCGACCGGCTCGAGGCGAGCCACTGGGTCGTCGAGGTCGGTGCGCCGGCCGCGGACACCGCCGCCGGCGTCGCCGCCTTCCTCGCGGCCGACGCGATCGAGGTCGAGCGGATGACGAAGAAGGGGCTGCGCACCTTCGACTGCCGCGCCGCCGTCGTGCGGCTCGAGGTGGTGGCGCCCCGGCACGAGCGCGCAGGGTCGGCCCTCGAGGTCGTGGTGCGCCACAGCGAGCCCGCCGTGCGACCCGACGACGTGCTGCGCGGCGTCGGCCGCGCCGGGGGCGTCGACCTCGGCGCCGCGGTGCTGGTGACGCGGCTCGCGCAGGGTCCGCTGGTCGACGGTGAGGTCGGCGACCCCTTCGCGTCGTGA
- a CDS encoding winged helix DNA-binding domain-containing protein, with the protein MRRVRTVTDHERRARLARRHALAPTERVGDAVAATRAVTVLHATEPATVALSLQARVADLARDDVRAALEVDRTLVKQLAMRRTLFVFPRDLLPASWGSASARVATQQRGRLAREVVAGGLAADGEQWVAQAGDAVVALLAERGELQAAEVRAAVPALDVGIEVAPGTAYGGTQPVVPRLLTLLGLEARVVRGTNAGHWRVSRHRWALAEDWLGEQPAPWDERAGWAELVRRWLRSHGPGTAADLQWWLGSTKTAVTRALGDVDAVEVRLEDGRAAWLLPDDLAVEPDVAPWAALLPVLDPTTMGWKERDAYLGPHAAAVFDRNGNAGTTAWWNGRVVGVWVQDDAGRVVVSLLEDVPPTGRAALAVEAERLTAWLDGERVGTVYPSPAMRAALA; encoded by the coding sequence ATGAGGCGCGTGCGCACCGTCACCGACCACGAGCGACGAGCCCGGCTGGCACGACGCCACGCGCTCGCCCCGACGGAGCGCGTCGGGGACGCAGTCGCCGCCACCCGTGCGGTCACCGTCCTGCACGCCACCGAGCCCGCGACCGTCGCGCTCTCGCTGCAGGCCCGCGTCGCGGACCTCGCACGCGACGACGTGCGCGCCGCGCTCGAGGTCGACCGCACGCTGGTCAAGCAGCTGGCCATGCGGCGCACCCTCTTCGTCTTCCCGCGCGACCTGCTGCCGGCCTCGTGGGGGAGCGCCTCGGCCCGGGTCGCGACCCAGCAGCGCGGCCGCCTGGCGCGCGAGGTCGTCGCCGGCGGGCTCGCGGCCGACGGCGAGCAGTGGGTGGCGCAGGCCGGCGACGCCGTCGTGGCGCTGCTCGCGGAGCGCGGCGAGCTCCAGGCGGCGGAGGTGCGTGCCGCCGTGCCCGCCCTCGACGTGGGGATCGAGGTCGCGCCGGGCACGGCGTACGGCGGGACCCAGCCGGTCGTGCCCCGCCTGCTCACGCTGCTGGGGCTCGAGGCGCGGGTGGTGCGTGGCACGAACGCCGGGCACTGGCGGGTCTCGCGCCACCGCTGGGCCCTGGCCGAGGACTGGCTCGGCGAGCAGCCCGCGCCGTGGGACGAGCGCGCGGGGTGGGCCGAGCTGGTGCGGCGCTGGCTGCGCTCGCACGGTCCGGGCACCGCGGCCGACCTGCAGTGGTGGCTCGGCTCGACCAAGACGGCGGTGACGCGCGCGCTGGGCGACGTCGACGCCGTCGAGGTGCGCCTCGAGGACGGGCGGGCGGCCTGGCTGCTGCCCGACGACCTGGCGGTCGAGCCCGACGTCGCGCCGTGGGCCGCGCTGCTCCCCGTGCTCGACCCGACCACCATGGGCTGGAAGGAGCGCGACGCCTACCTCGGTCCTCACGCTGCGGCGGTCTTCGACCGCAACGGCAACGCCGGCACGACTGCGTGGTGGAACGGCCGGGTCGTCGGCGTGTGGGTGCAGGACGACGCGGGCCGGGTCGTGGTGTCCCTGCTCGAGGACGTGCCGCCGACCGGCCGCGCGGCCCTCGCGGTCGAGGCCGAGCGGCTGACGGCGTGGCTGGACGGCGAGCGGGTCGGCACCGTCTACCCCTCGCCCGCGATGCGGGCCGCGCTGGCCTAG
- a CDS encoding endonuclease/exonuclease/phosphatase family protein, with translation MKQQQALTAAVVVGLLAVVATLLALTAQRGSQTAGPTAPTPTVSPAPSGTAPAPTALPAPTATPSGPPTAPPGSPSPVAPDQVCATGAATGPRRLRVLTFNIHAGLGGGRLQLGRVAEEIAATGADVVFLQEVDRFRARSGRTDQPALLAQRLGMEVAFGSNVRHPRGGQYGTAILSRWPIVDQRNLALPNRPGLEQRGLLFAAIDVEGTPLHAYGTHLQHTRGPARLEQMQAALQVIAADPVPKVFAGDFNAGPASAALQVARRYLADPWPVVGDGPGLTVPPRAPRRRIDYVLHDFWSTPVAARTVRSQVSDHIAVQVDLDLRTLPTCLAG, from the coding sequence GTGAAGCAGCAGCAGGCCCTGACGGCGGCCGTGGTGGTCGGCCTGCTGGCCGTCGTGGCGACGCTGCTCGCGCTCACCGCGCAGCGCGGCTCGCAGACCGCGGGTCCGACCGCTCCCACCCCCACCGTCTCCCCTGCTCCGTCGGGCACGGCGCCCGCCCCGACCGCTCTGCCCGCGCCCACGGCCACGCCCAGCGGCCCGCCGACCGCGCCTCCCGGCTCGCCGTCGCCCGTCGCACCCGACCAGGTGTGCGCGACCGGGGCCGCGACCGGCCCGCGCCGCCTGCGCGTCCTGACCTTCAACATCCACGCCGGGCTCGGCGGTGGCCGGCTGCAGCTCGGCAGGGTCGCCGAGGAGATCGCCGCGACCGGCGCCGACGTGGTCTTCCTGCAGGAGGTCGACCGCTTCCGCGCCCGCTCGGGCCGCACCGACCAACCGGCCCTGCTGGCGCAGCGCCTGGGCATGGAGGTGGCCTTCGGCAGCAACGTGCGCCACCCCCGCGGCGGGCAGTACGGCACCGCGATCCTGTCGCGCTGGCCGATCGTCGACCAGCGCAACCTGGCGCTGCCCAACCGTCCCGGCCTGGAGCAGCGCGGGTTGCTCTTCGCCGCGATCGACGTCGAGGGCACCCCGCTCCACGCGTACGGCACGCACCTGCAGCACACGCGGGGCCCGGCGCGCCTCGAGCAGATGCAGGCCGCCCTCCAGGTCATCGCCGCCGACCCGGTGCCGAAGGTCTTCGCGGGCGACTTCAACGCCGGGCCCGCCTCGGCCGCGCTGCAGGTGGCCCGCCGCTACCTCGCCGACCCGTGGCCGGTCGTCGGCGACGGGCCCGGGCTGACGGTGCCCCCACGCGCCCCCCGCCGCCGCATCGACTACGTCCTGCACGACTTCTGGTCGACCCCGGTCGCCGCCCGCACGGTGCGCTCACAGGTCTCCGACCACATCGCGGTGCAGGTCGACCTCGACCTGCGCACCCTGCCCACCTGCCTGGCGGGCTGA
- a CDS encoding MFS transporter, translated as MTGTATTRTPAPLRTRWLVLAGIVLLSVNLRPAAVSVGPVLEEVRAALEMGGAAAGLLTSLPVLAFAGFGALAPGLAARVGVHRVTLLSLLAVVGGLLARAAAGSGPTFLLWSAVALAGMATANVLLPSLVKLHFPDRTGLLTSVYTTALALGLTAALTLTAPLESVVGWRPALATWAGLAAVAALPWVALATHDRRLDRRARAVSVRSVLRTRLGAAMALFFGLQSMQAYAVFGWFATLWRDAGSSAEAAGALVGLVAGVSIPLSALVPSLAARRESQVGIHLALMACYPVGYLGLVLGPTELAWVWAVFVGTGLCSFPLALTLVNLRSRTPEGTAALSGSTQAAGYLLAAAGPFAVGVVHDATGGWTVPVLLLLVLTLPQALVGIYCARPGAVEDQLADRTRGRRG; from the coding sequence GTGACCGGCACCGCGACGACGCGCACCCCTGCGCCGCTGCGCACGCGGTGGCTGGTGCTCGCCGGCATCGTCCTGCTCAGCGTCAACCTGCGGCCCGCTGCGGTCAGCGTGGGGCCGGTCCTCGAGGAGGTCCGCGCGGCGCTCGAGATGGGTGGTGCGGCCGCGGGCCTGCTGACCTCGCTGCCCGTGCTCGCCTTCGCCGGCTTCGGCGCGCTCGCCCCCGGGCTCGCGGCCCGGGTGGGCGTGCACCGCGTCACCCTGCTCTCCCTGCTCGCGGTGGTCGGCGGGCTGCTCGCGCGCGCCGCGGCCGGATCGGGGCCCACCTTCCTGCTGTGGTCGGCCGTCGCGCTCGCCGGGATGGCCACCGCCAACGTGCTGCTGCCCTCGCTGGTCAAGCTGCACTTCCCCGACCGCACCGGCCTGCTCACGTCGGTCTACACCACGGCGCTGGCGCTGGGGCTGACCGCGGCCCTGACGCTGACCGCGCCCCTGGAGTCCGTGGTCGGGTGGCGCCCTGCGCTGGCGACGTGGGCCGGGCTCGCGGCCGTGGCGGCGCTGCCGTGGGTGGCCCTCGCGACCCACGACCGCCGGCTCGACCGCCGGGCGCGGGCCGTGTCGGTTCGGTCGGTGCTCCGCACCCGGCTCGGGGCGGCGATGGCACTGTTCTTCGGTCTGCAGTCGATGCAGGCGTACGCCGTCTTCGGCTGGTTCGCGACCCTCTGGCGCGACGCCGGCTCCTCCGCCGAGGCCGCCGGGGCGCTCGTCGGCCTGGTCGCCGGCGTGAGCATCCCGCTCTCCGCGCTCGTGCCGTCGCTCGCGGCGCGCCGGGAGAGCCAGGTGGGCATCCACCTCGCGCTGATGGCCTGCTACCCCGTCGGCTACCTCGGGCTGGTGCTCGGCCCGACCGAGCTGGCGTGGGTGTGGGCGGTCTTCGTCGGCACGGGGCTGTGCAGCTTCCCGCTCGCGCTGACGCTGGTCAACCTGCGCTCGCGCACCCCCGAGGGCACCGCGGCGCTCTCCGGCAGCACCCAGGCGGCGGGCTACCTGCTGGCCGCGGCCGGGCCCTTCGCGGTGGGCGTCGTGCACGACGCGACCGGCGGGTGGACCGTGCCGGTGCTCCTGCTGCTCGTGCTCACGCTGCCGCAGGCGCTGGTCGGGATCTACTGCGCCCGCCCCGGCGCGGTCGAGGACCAGCTGGCCGACCGCACCCGCGGCCGGCGCGGCTGA